A stretch of the bacterium genome encodes the following:
- a CDS encoding sigma-54-dependent Fis family transcriptional regulator, whose protein sequence is MRILIADDEPKMGLLLASRLEDDGHFVRPVTSGKEALNELPNGYELLITDLRMLDMDGIELTKKAKKRFNNLPVILMTAYAGVDTAVSAMKAGAEDYIVKPFALDEMAALVKRIDESRRLKEELDYRRTSDSSINFVVGKSAIMRSVMEEVKKVSITDTSVLILGATGTGKELIAKMIHSSSSRGGGPFIPINCASLSEQLLESELFGHEKGSFTGAYKAKPGKFELADRGTLFLDELGELPLSIQAKLLRALEEKVIYRLGGVNPIKVDIRLVAATNRDIETEIMEGNFREDLYYRIAVFPIRLPTLEERKEDIYELVAHFLSSISYTAGISREALERLEKSCWRGNIRELFNVLERAAILAAGENIKIAHLPSNEHGFGKKSKGHKTLEEMEREALIDALRKSNGNKTSAAKILGITRRMVYSRMNKLGISEDYIKK, encoded by the coding sequence ATGAGAATTCTAATTGCCGACGACGAACCGAAAATGGGTCTATTGCTCGCATCGAGACTGGAGGATGATGGGCATTTTGTGAGACCTGTAACCTCGGGTAAAGAGGCGTTGAATGAGCTTCCTAATGGTTATGAATTACTAATAACAGATTTAAGGATGCTAGATATGGACGGCATTGAACTCACCAAAAAGGCTAAAAAGAGATTTAACAATCTTCCCGTGATATTAATGACCGCTTATGCCGGAGTTGATACTGCGGTTTCTGCTATGAAGGCCGGCGCGGAAGACTATATCGTTAAGCCTTTTGCTCTTGACGAAATGGCTGCTCTCGTGAAGAGAATAGATGAGTCCAGGCGTTTGAAAGAGGAATTGGATTATAGAAGAACCAGCGATTCTTCTATAAATTTTGTGGTGGGGAAATCCGCAATTATGCGTTCGGTTATGGAAGAGGTAAAAAAGGTATCGATTACTGATACGTCTGTGCTTATTCTAGGAGCAACCGGTACCGGAAAAGAGCTTATAGCTAAAATGATCCATTCTAGTTCTTCTCGCGGAGGGGGCCCGTTTATCCCGATAAATTGTGCCTCATTGTCGGAACAACTTTTAGAAAGCGAACTTTTTGGTCATGAAAAGGGATCGTTCACTGGTGCGTATAAGGCTAAACCCGGTAAATTTGAACTTGCTGATAGAGGCACTCTATTCCTCGATGAGTTAGGCGAATTACCACTTAGTATTCAAGCTAAATTACTCAGGGCGCTTGAAGAGAAAGTTATATATCGGCTTGGGGGTGTTAATCCAATAAAAGTGGATATACGGCTTGTTGCCGCGACTAATCGGGATATCGAAACTGAGATTATGGAGGGGAATTTCCGTGAAGATTTGTATTATAGAATAGCGGTTTTCCCGATTAGGTTGCCTACTTTAGAGGAAAGAAAAGAGGATATATACGAACTTGTAGCACATTTTCTAAGTAGCATTTCTTACACTGCTGGAATATCTCGAGAAGCGCTCGAAAGACTAGAAAAAAGCTGTTGGAGAGGAAATATTCGAGAGCTTTTCAATGTTTTAGAGCGCGCGGCAATTTTGGCTGCCGGCGAAAATATTAAGATAGCGCATCTTCCCTCGAATGAGCATGGATTTGGGAAAAAATCCAAGGGGCATAAAACGCTTGAAGAAATGGAGAGAGAGGCGTTGATAGATGCACTTAGAAAGTCAAACGGCAATAAAACCTCAGCCGCGAAGATTCTGGGGATAACAAGAAGGATGGTATATTCTAGAATGAATAAATTGGGCATTTCTGAAGATTATATAAAAAAGTAG
- a CDS encoding NUDIX hydrolase: protein MDKKNDMKKESRFCAACGNKTEWVIREVGEESVELCPKCGMVFFRNSVPCVGGLVIKDGKILLVKRAIDPFIGYWDIPGGFLEESEHPENGVVREVFEETGFIVVPEELIGFYMDTYSGEGSCTTLNIYFICSIKDGKPKLSAENDEIEWFDLEELPKNIAFIDHVSSVLTDLIEKLEILRLK, encoded by the coding sequence ATGGATAAAAAAAACGATATGAAAAAGGAATCACGCTTTTGTGCGGCTTGTGGAAACAAGACTGAATGGGTGATTCGCGAGGTCGGGGAGGAATCTGTCGAGCTTTGCCCGAAATGTGGAATGGTCTTTTTTCGTAATAGCGTGCCATGCGTGGGTGGTTTGGTAATAAAGGATGGAAAGATACTTCTGGTGAAAAGGGCAATCGATCCTTTTATCGGTTATTGGGATATTCCCGGTGGTTTTCTAGAAGAAAGTGAACATCCGGAAAATGGAGTGGTTCGCGAAGTTTTTGAAGAAACCGGATTTATTGTCGTGCCGGAGGAGTTGATTGGATTTTACATGGATACATATTCCGGTGAGGGATCCTGCACAACACTAAATATCTATTTTATCTGCTCTATCAAAGATGGAAAGCCCAAATTATCGGCTGAAAATGATGAAATCGAATGGTTCGATCTCGAAGAGCTTCCCAAAAATATCGCGTTTATTGATCATGTTTCGAGTGTTTTAACGGATTTAATTGAAAAACTGGAAATTCTGAGGTTGAAATGA
- a CDS encoding undecaprenyl-diphosphate phosphatase has product MKLIFNIILLAIVQGITEFLPISSSGHLVILKSLFGFKSPGVGLEVSLHFGTLIAIVIFYWSDIKEITSSFFRTDLPTRHKSRRTALYVIIATIPIAIIGILFNGRIISLFTNSFITGVFLLITGLILLSTKLIKPQKQPITVVKSIIIGISQALAILPGISRSGSTISVGKFVGIAPSEAAKFSFLMAIPAITGAIIYEIISNMADFNPLYFIGIGVSAVIGYFSLKILINLVNSEKLWIFGPYCLLIGLISIVFLR; this is encoded by the coding sequence TTGAAACTTATATTCAATATAATCTTGCTAGCGATAGTCCAGGGGATAACTGAATTCTTACCCATCTCCAGCTCGGGGCATTTAGTTATACTAAAAAGCCTTTTTGGTTTTAAAAGTCCGGGTGTCGGACTCGAAGTCTCACTTCATTTTGGAACTCTGATTGCAATTGTTATTTTCTATTGGAGCGACATTAAAGAAATTACCAGCTCGTTTTTCCGAACCGACTTACCTACTCGCCACAAATCCAGACGAACAGCTCTTTATGTGATAATCGCTACTATCCCTATCGCTATTATCGGTATTCTATTCAATGGGAGAATAATTTCTCTCTTCACGAATAGCTTTATAACCGGGGTTTTTTTGCTAATAACCGGCCTTATACTTCTATCGACAAAATTGATTAAACCGCAAAAACAACCAATCACTGTTGTAAAATCGATAATTATCGGTATTTCTCAAGCACTAGCTATTCTCCCGGGGATATCCAGAAGTGGCTCGACTATCTCAGTCGGGAAATTTGTTGGAATTGCTCCCTCTGAAGCTGCAAAATTTAGCTTTCTCATGGCAATACCCGCAATAACCGGCGCCATAATTTATGAAATAATCTCGAATATGGCCGATTTTAATCCGCTTTATTTTATTGGCATAGGCGTTTCAGCTGTTATCGGTTATTTCTCTTTGAAGATATTAATAAACCTAGTAAACTCCGAAAAACTCTGGATTTTCGGGCCATATTGTCTTCTGATAGGCCTGATTTCGATTGTTTTTCTTAGATAG